Genomic segment of Bacillota bacterium:
CGGACGGGTGACGGGGCATGGATACGCCAGATGCCAAGCGGTCGCGCGACTCCCCTGGTTGGGAGCCCTGGGCACCGACCCTGAGCGCTCTCCGGAGGCTGTTCGAGTCGCCCGGCACCTTGAGCCCAAGCGCCCGCCTGGTCTTCGTGGCGCTCGCCTGGCACCTGGGGCCGGACGGGACTTGTCACCCGGGTACGGCTCGACTCCGCAAGCTCACGGGGCTTGCCCGAGCGACGGTGTTCGAGGCGCTACGCGAGCT
This window contains:
- a CDS encoding helix-turn-helix domain-containing protein, which produces MDTPDAKRSRDSPGWEPWAPTLSALRRLFESPGTLSPSARLVFVALAWHLGPDGTCHPGTARLRKLTGLARATVFEALREL